The Vespula vulgaris chromosome 4, iyVesVulg1.1, whole genome shotgun sequence genome has a segment encoding these proteins:
- the LOC127063256 gene encoding large subunit GTPase 1 homolog has translation MGKKTKAQNLGKSLIRDRFSSSTARKFRGDVSKLHSENVNDGYDWACLNLQSVTEESSFEEFLSTADLAGTEFNAEKLNIKFVNLQGLPGLLNKDEKKKVLEAHEKNKGFLKIPRRPKWDSSTTGEDLQAREKEEFLEWRRGLAMLQEAEGLILTPYEKNLEFWRQLWRVVERSDVIVQIVDARNPLLFRCEDLENYVKEIDSKKINLILINKADFLTDHQRQLWAEYFTSINMRIAFFSAKLAAENEKIEEESNEDVEDPVDEQENDDSDENSISNDENDENDESKEELLDNVIENTDIEDEDNKISELGENKSSINNSPELLTRDKLILLFRSIYKEKTYLEGVTTIGMVGYPNVGKSSTINALLQYKKVSVSATPGKTKHFQTLFLDKDLLLCDCPGLVMPSFVCTKADMILNGILPIDQMRDHVPPVTLLGTLMPRYVLEDIYGIMLPIPVEGEDPDRSPTAEEILNAYGYNRGFMTQNGQPDNPRTARYVLKDFVNGKLLYCVAPPTQNQNEFHQFPPPRRIKTENTHIPPRMARVIGGRKAMSEELDKKFLNQVCSGVHTRGVLGKSSGTPWNINHNGVDSVAGSMQSLCIEEKPWKKINKHCNKKKREKARRLYSYLDQH, from the exons atgggaaagaAAACTAAAGCGCAGAATTTAGGAAAATCTTTAATCAGAGATCGTTTTAGTTCTTCGACCGCTAGAAAGTTTCGTGGAGATGTATCGAAG ctaCATTCTGAAAATGTTAACGATGGATACGATTGGGCATGTCTTAATCTTCAATCTGTTACGGAAGAAAGCTCtttcgaagaatttctttcgacTGCTGATCTTGCTGGAACGGAATTCAATGCAGAAAAGTTAAACatcaaatttgttaatttacaAGGTCTACCGGGATTATTGAacaaagatgagaaaaaaaaggttttGGAAGctcacgaaaaaaataaaggatttCTTAAAATACCGAGAAGACCCAAATGGGATAGTTCTACTACGGGAGAAGATTTACAAgctagagaaaaagaagaatttttagaGTGGAGACGTGGTTTAGCTATGTTACAAGAAGCAGAGGGTCTTATACTTACaccttatgaaaaaaatttagaattttgGAGACAATTATGGAGAGTGGTAGAACGTAGCGACGTTATTGTTCAAATTGTTGATGCAAGAAATCCTTTATTGTTCCGCTGTGAAGACTTGGAAAATTATGTCAAGGAAATTGattctaaaaaaattaatttaattcttatcaACAAGGCAGACTTTTTAACTGACCATCAAAGACAGTTGTGGGCGGAATACTTTACAAGCATTAATATGcgaattgcttttttttccgCTAAGTTAGCTGcggaaaatgagaaaattgaGGAAGAATCGAATGAGGATGTTGAAGATCCCGTTGATGAGCAGGAAAATGATGATAGTGATGAGAACTCTATAAGTAATgatgaaaatgatgaaaatgatgAAAGTAAAGAAGAGTTATTAGATAATGTAATAGAGAATACAGATATAGAAgatgaagataataaaatatctgaacttggagaaaataaatcatcaattaataattctccAGAATTATTAACTAGGGATaagttgattttattatttagatcaatatataaagaaaaaacatatctGGAAGGGGTTACAACAATTGGTATGGTAGGATATCCTAATGTTGGTAAAAGCTCTACGATTAATGCATTATTACAATACAAAAAAGTCTCAGTATCTGCTACACCAGGCAAAACAAAGCATTTTCAAACTCTTTTTTTGGATAAAGATTTACTTTTATGCGATTGTCCTGGTTTAGTGATGCCGTCGTTTGTTTGTACTAAAGCTGATATGATTTTAAATGGCATATTGCCAATAGATCAAATGAGAGACCATGTTCCACCAGTTACGTTACTTGGTACGTTAATGCCTAGATATGTACTTGAAGATATATATGGAATTATGCTACCTATACCAGTAGAAGGAGAGGATCCAGATCGATCACCAACTgcagaagaaattttaaatgcATATGGAT ATAATAGAGGTTTTATGACACAAAATGGGCAACCAGATAATCCACGAACTGCTCGTTACGttttaaaagattttgtaAATGGCAAACTGTTATATTGCGTTGCCCCACCAACACaaaatcaaaatgaatttCATCAGTTTCCACCTCCGCGAAGaattaaaacagaaaatacTCACATACCACCTAGAATGGCTCGTGTAATAGGGGGAAGAAAAGCTATGTCTGAAGAattggataaaaaatttttaaaccaAGTATGCAGCGGTGTTCATACTAGAGGTGTTCTTGGAAAATCATCTGGTACACCATGGAATATCAATCATAA TGGTGTGGATTCTGTAGCTGGTTCAATGCAAAGTCTTTGTATCGAGGAAAAAccttggaaaaaaattaataagcattgtaataaaaaaaaacgggaAAAGGCTAGAAGATTATATAGTTATCTTGATCAACATTGA
- the LOC127063261 gene encoding RNA polymerase II subunit A C-terminal domain phosphatase SSU72: MPAPSSLSVAVICSSNMNRSMEAHAFLSKKGFNVKSFGTGDKVKLPGNAPDRPNIYDFGTTYDEIYNDLLNKDKQYYTQNGLLHMLDRNRRIKPKPERFQLSKEKFDILITCEERVYDQVIECMESRTQEENQPVHLINLDIQDNHEEATVGSFLICELVTVLANSEDLDNDIDELLHEFESKFARTILHTVLFY; this comes from the exons atgcCGGCCCCTAGTTCACTTAGCGTAGCCGTTATTTGCTCCAGTAATATGAACAGAAGCATGGAAGCGCATGCTTTTCTAAG TAAAAAAGGCTTTAATGTTAAATCTTTTGGTACTGGAGACAAAGTCAAATTACCAGGAAATGCTCCAGATCGTCCTAACATATATGATTTTGGAACAACATATGATGAAATCTATAATGATTTGTTAAACAAGGACAAGCAATA TTATACACAAAATGGATTGTTGCACATGCTGGACAGAAATCGTCGGATAAAACCTAAGCCTGAAAGATTCCAactgtcgaaagaaaaatttgacaTTTTAATAACTTGCGAAGAACGTGTATATGACCAAGTAATTGAATGTATGGAATCCAGAAcacaagaagaaaatcaacCTGTACATCTTATTAATCTTGATATTCAAGATAATCACGAAGAAGCTACAGTTGGATCCTTTCTCATCTGTGAATTAGTCACTGTG TTGGCCAATAGCGAAGACTTAGACAATGATATAGATGAATTGTTGCATGAATTTGAATCGAAATTTGCTAGAACAATTTTGCACACGGTACTTTTCTACTAA